In the genome of Pseudomonadota bacterium, the window TCCATCCAGCACCTTATACACGAGGGCTTCGAGCTCCGGCATCTTCCCCTTCGCAATCGCCTTTAATTCTTCATCAAAGGCATCAACAATCGCTGAATGCATACCATAGCACTTAAGCATTATCATATAAGTCCTGTTTAAAATCCCTCTTAGATGTGTTGGGGCTCCGTTTGAGACATTTGAAAGCCCGCAGGTCGATTTGGAATTGGGCGCAAGCTCGGAGAGCATCATGACAAATTCTGTGCATCCCTGAACCTGCATCTGCTGACTATTTATGGGAAGAACTATGGGGTCAATCCATATATCCTCTTCAGGTATCCCGTAATTTGCTGCCTCCGCAATTATTTGAGCGGCAAGGAGTCCCCTCTCATTTGCATCCCTCGGTATGCCTTCTACACCAAGGGTAAGCCCGATAAACCCTGCATTATACGTTTTCGCAAGTGGCATCAACGCACCCATCCGCTCAGGCCGTACTGAAATAGAATTGATTAGTGGCCTACCCTTATGAACACGCAGCCCTGCCTCCATTGCCTCCACATTAGTTGTATCGAGGGAAAGCGGTAAATCCACAACCTCTTGCACAGTCTTCACAACCCACTCCATAAGTTCCGGTCCTCCCTTCCGTGCAGGTCCAAGATTTATATCGAGCATATCCACACCTGCTTTGGCCTCTGCAAGAGCCATTTCTCTAATGGGATTCGGGTCTTTCTGCTTCAGCGCCTCACCAATCTTTTTTGACATAACGTTTAAATTTTCACCGATTAATATCATAATAAACTCCCCTTTTTCCTGAACCCTTGGCCCCTTGAATCCTTGGACCCTTTGATATTACGGTTTCCACATCCTCAAATACGCCGGTATATGGGCTGCTTCCCTTGGACCTATGAGGATTTCCCAGCCAGGGAGCTCTTCCTCAAGGTCTCCGAGTATCCCTGCAGCATATCCAGGGACTACAAGCTTTTTGTGCTTCACCTTCTCAAAAACACCACACTTTTTTATGAAGGCCCCGACTAAATCACCAACAAATTTTCCCGCTGCCCATGCCGTCATTACTGATAATCCTTCTGTATCCATCACGCAAAGCCAGCTCGGAACCCTTGAATTCTCTATCTCACCGCTTACGATGAAGTATGTAAGCGAGAAGTTGCACGTTACAAGTACAGGTGATGTTTCATCAGGATTGTTTATTGGATAGATACCTTCCTGGGTCGTCATGGGTCTCTGCGGGTCTGTGTATATATTCAATCTCTGGAGCAGAAGCGGAAAGATGCTCTCCCCCTGACAATCACTCAATACAATGATACCTGCATATTTTGCAACAAAACATGATGCAATGAGTGTCTCCTTCATGAGATTGTCTGTCATTTCCGATGGAAATACTATGGTCGGGAAACCGATGGGTTTATACTTGCCAATAAGTGCTCCCCTTCTTATGATTACCTGTTCCTGAAAACTATCCTTCACCGAACGTGTAGATGTATCTATCACAAGGTCTTTAAGCCCTATGCCGGTAAGCTTCTCCGTTAAATCTGCAACACCTTCAATACCTTCCCCTTTCACTGAGAGGGGGCATCCATACTCCTTTGCGAGGGCACCGAATGCCTCGTAATTGTCCTTCGTTGCAGCATAGATGAGTGGTCTTTTCGCCTTAGAAATTTCAAGTGCCTCTTTCATTACAGATGAATCATAGGACATAAGGATTATGCTGTATGGCTCATCGCACGCCCTCTTCACAAGATT includes:
- a CDS encoding dihydropteroate synthase, producing the protein MILIGENLNVMSKKIGEALKQKDPNPIREMALAEAKAGVDMLDINLGPARKGGPELMEWVVKTVQEVVDLPLSLDTTNVEAMEAGLRVHKGRPLINSISVRPERMGALMPLAKTYNAGFIGLTLGVEGIPRDANERGLLAAQIIAEAANYGIPEEDIWIDPIVLPINSQQMQVQGCTEFVMMLSELAPNSKSTCGLSNVSNGAPTHLRGILNRTYMIMLKCYGMHSAIVDAFDEELKAIAKGKMPELEALVYKVLDGEKVDLLKLSKEEIEYVKTTRVLLGKTLYSDSWLEL
- the acsC gene encoding acetyl-CoA decarbonylase/synthase complex subunit gamma, which produces MALTGIQIFKLLPKTNCGECKYPTCLAFAMALAAAKVELDACPHVSDEARAELSDASAPPIRQVTIGVGDYEVKIGGETVLFRHEKTFFNKPGFAILITGEMDDGEVDKRFSKLAQYQYERVGLTLRPELVSLKETGNKENFINLVKRACDEPYSIILMSYDSSVMKEALEISKAKRPLIYAATKDNYEAFGALAKEYGCPLSVKGEGIEGVADLTEKLTGIGLKDLVIDTSTRSVKDSFQEQVIIRRGALIGKYKPIGFPTIVFPSEMTDNLMKETLIASCFVAKYAGIIVLSDCQGESIFPLLLQRLNIYTDPQRPMTTQEGIYPINNPDETSPVLVTCNFSLTYFIVSGEIENSRVPSWLCVMDTEGLSVMTAWAAGKFVGDLVGAFIKKCGVFEKVKHKKLVVPGYAAGILGDLEEELPGWEILIGPREAAHIPAYLRMWKP